One genomic segment of Devosia sp. includes these proteins:
- a CDS encoding DUF1153 domain-containing protein, giving the protein MTVQMRPRVKYVIGPDGSPLTIADLPPANTRRWVIRRKAEVVAAVRGGLLSLEEACERYTLSVDEFLNWQAAIDKHGLAGLRTTWIQHYREG; this is encoded by the coding sequence ATGACCGTACAGATGCGTCCCCGCGTGAAGTACGTTATCGGCCCGGACGGAAGTCCGCTGACGATAGCAGATCTGCCTCCGGCCAATACGCGCCGTTGGGTGATCCGCCGAAAAGCAGAAGTTGTCGCCGCCGTTCGCGGTGGCCTGTTGAGCCTGGAAGAGGCCTGCGAGCGCTATACGCTCAGCGTGGACGAATTCCTCAACTGGCAGGCCGCGATCGACAAGCATGGACTTGCCGGTCTCAGGACAACCTGGATCCAGCACTACCGCGAAGGGTAG
- the fliF gene encoding flagellar basal-body MS-ring/collar protein FliF — protein sequence MESLTNLINRIGLPRIAAMALVALLMLGFFGFLMMRAQTPNLAPLYSGLSLEDSSAIVSELQTLNIPYDLRGEGDTILVPRDQITSTRMTLAGEGLPTRGQVGYEIFDQQSTLGATSFVQNINNVRALEGELARTIASLTRIKGARVHLVLPERELFRRERQDPSASIVLSVRGELSNGEIRAIQHMVASAIEGLTPSRVSIVDDQGNLLASGSAEDAAGAMTGQNDERTLGFENRLRTRVEDMLANVVGPGRARVEVAAELDFNRSTTTQEMFDPDGQVVRSTQTRESENLSGGANGQVTVANELPGASQNNGTAGATEQGTSTEEVVNYEISKTTQTNVTEAGSVKRLSVAVVVDGTYADDGNGGSSYAPRTADEIAQILTLVRSAVGYSADRGDSVEVVNMQFAARPDLAPPGTDQTAGLLDFTRDDLMNGAEMAVTLLIALALVFFVMRPLIKKVLTPESRPLALPVAAELGHHGVMGADGRIVGGEEELPPPPPRDKTPAWVTNAKSMGETQLQTLKTVGNLVEENPKQAALIVRDWLSSAA from the coding sequence GTGGAAAGTCTGACGAACCTAATCAACCGGATCGGCCTGCCGCGTATCGCGGCCATGGCCCTGGTCGCCCTGCTGATGCTGGGCTTTTTCGGCTTTCTGATGATGCGGGCGCAGACGCCGAACCTGGCTCCGCTCTATTCCGGCCTCAGCCTCGAAGACTCCTCCGCCATCGTCAGCGAGCTGCAGACCCTCAACATTCCCTATGACCTGCGCGGCGAAGGCGACACGATACTGGTGCCGCGCGACCAGATCACCTCCACCCGCATGACCCTGGCCGGCGAAGGCCTGCCGACGCGCGGCCAGGTGGGCTATGAAATCTTCGACCAGCAATCGACCCTCGGCGCCACCAGCTTCGTCCAGAACATCAACAATGTCCGGGCGCTTGAAGGCGAATTGGCCCGCACCATCGCCTCGCTGACCCGCATCAAGGGCGCCCGCGTCCATCTGGTTCTGCCCGAGCGCGAACTGTTCCGCCGCGAGCGCCAGGACCCCTCGGCTTCCATCGTGCTGTCGGTGCGGGGCGAATTGTCCAACGGGGAAATCCGCGCCATCCAGCACATGGTCGCTTCGGCCATCGAGGGGCTGACGCCGAGCCGGGTGTCCATTGTCGACGACCAGGGCAATCTGCTCGCCTCCGGCAGTGCCGAAGACGCCGCCGGCGCCATGACCGGGCAAAACGACGAGCGCACCCTGGGTTTCGAAAATCGCCTCCGTACCCGCGTCGAGGACATGCTGGCCAATGTCGTCGGCCCGGGCCGCGCCCGCGTCGAGGTTGCCGCCGAGCTCGATTTCAACCGCTCCACCACCACCCAGGAAATGTTCGACCCCGACGGGCAGGTGGTGCGCTCGACCCAGACCCGCGAATCCGAAAATCTCAGCGGCGGCGCCAATGGTCAGGTGACCGTGGCCAATGAACTGCCGGGTGCAAGCCAGAACAATGGCACGGCCGGCGCCACCGAGCAGGGCACCTCGACCGAGGAAGTGGTCAATTACGAAATCTCCAAGACCACCCAGACCAATGTGACCGAGGCCGGCTCGGTCAAGCGCCTCTCGGTCGCCGTGGTGGTCGATGGCACCTATGCCGATGACGGCAATGGCGGCAGCAGCTATGCGCCGCGCACTGCCGACGAAATCGCCCAGATCCTGACCCTGGTCCGCTCGGCCGTCGGCTATTCCGCCGATCGCGGTGACAGTGTCGAAGTGGTCAACATGCAGTTCGCCGCCCGCCCCGACCTGGCCCCGCCCGGCACCGATCAGACGGCTGGCCTTCTGGACTTCACCCGCGACGACCTGATGAACGGCGCCGAAATGGCCGTCACCCTGCTGATCGCGCTGGCACTGGTCTTCTTCGTCATGCGGCCGTTGATCAAGAAGGTCCTGACCCCCGAATCCCGCCCGCTGGCCCTGCCGGTCGCTGCCGAACTCGGCCATCACGGTGTCATGGGCGCCGATGGCCGTATCGTGGGCGGCGAGGAAGAGCTGCCCCCGCCCCCGCCAAGGGACAAGACGCCGGCCTGGGTCACCAACGCCAAGTCCATGGGCGAAACCCAGCTCCAGACCCTCAAGACCGTGGGCAACCTCGTCGAGGAAAACCCCAAGCAGGCCGCGCTGATCGTGCGCGACTGGCTCTCTAGCGCGGCGTAG
- the fliG gene encoding flagellar motor switch protein FliG, whose translation MGAQLQVGGENRLLKGDEKAAALLLALGPDYGKPIFDELDELEVKQLSRAMVRLGPITQEMLDDLMIEFVTTISSNGSLSGNTDSTERLLLSFLPQDKVDAIMEEIRGPAGRNMWEKLSNVQADVLAAYLKNEYPQTIAVVLSKIATEHASKVLAVLPEELATDVVQRMLGLDPVQKEILEKIEMTLRTEFMSTLNHTKRRDSHEQMAEIFNAFDRQTEARFITNLEEANRDDAERIKQLMFTFEDLGRLEMSAIQTLLSKLDKRDLALALKGASDALKESFFSNMSSRAAKLLQDDMSGMGPVRVKDVDEAQTRMVATAKDLAAKGEIIILKTKSDDQMIA comes from the coding sequence ATGGGCGCCCAGCTCCAGGTTGGCGGTGAAAACCGCCTGCTCAAGGGCGACGAAAAGGCTGCCGCGCTGCTGCTCGCCCTGGGCCCGGATTACGGCAAGCCCATTTTCGACGAACTCGATGAGCTCGAGGTCAAGCAGCTTTCGCGCGCCATGGTGCGGCTGGGCCCGATCACCCAGGAAATGCTCGACGACCTGATGATCGAGTTCGTCACCACGATCTCCTCGAACGGCTCGCTCTCGGGCAATACCGATTCCACCGAACGCCTCCTCCTCAGCTTCCTGCCGCAGGACAAGGTCGATGCGATCATGGAGGAAATCCGTGGCCCGGCCGGCCGCAACATGTGGGAAAAGCTCTCCAACGTGCAGGCCGACGTGTTGGCGGCCTATCTCAAGAACGAATATCCCCAGACCATTGCCGTGGTGCTGTCCAAGATCGCCACGGAACACGCCTCCAAGGTGCTGGCTGTGCTGCCCGAAGAACTGGCCACCGATGTCGTCCAGCGCATGTTGGGGCTCGATCCGGTGCAGAAGGAAATTCTCGAAAAGATCGAGATGACCCTTAGGACCGAGTTCATGTCGACGCTCAATCACACCAAGCGGCGCGACAGCCATGAGCAGATGGCCGAAATCTTCAACGCCTTCGATCGCCAGACCGAAGCACGCTTCATCACCAATCTCGAAGAAGCCAATCGCGACGACGCCGAGCGCATCAAGCAGCTCATGTTCACCTTCGAGGACCTCGGGCGGCTGGAAATGTCGGCCATCCAGACCCTGCTGTCCAAGCTCGACAAGCGCGACCTTGCCCTGGCGCTCAAGGGTGCCAGCGACGCGCTCAAGGAGTCCTTCTTCTCCAACATGTCGAGCCGCGCCGCCAAACTGCTGCAGGACGATATGAGCGGCATGGGCCCGGTCCGCGTCAAGGATGTGGACGAAGCCCAGACCCGCATGGTCGCAACCGCCAAGGACCTGGCCGCCAAGGGTGAGATCATCATCCTCAAGACCAAGTCCGACGACCAGATGATTGCGTGA
- a CDS encoding FliH/SctL family protein, producing the protein MASPARFTFDLDLTSRSGRRAAPPVPSIPEDVVAQLVANAREEAFAEGRAAGARDAEAMAAQTIAAAAATLATQTAQMTRAFDEALGEQHDEAVGLAMTIGRKLALHLVARFPITELKALISECLPSLSGVPHLVIRCHPDLADAIRDAAEAQMTSSGFAGRLIVMGDPDIRIGDGRLEWADGGLVRDIAATGGEIDRQIATYLAAKTRRNG; encoded by the coding sequence ATGGCCAGCCCCGCACGCTTCACCTTCGATCTGGACCTGACCAGCCGCTCCGGGCGCCGCGCCGCGCCGCCGGTGCCATCCATTCCCGAGGATGTCGTCGCCCAGTTGGTCGCCAATGCCCGCGAAGAGGCTTTTGCCGAAGGCCGCGCCGCTGGTGCCCGCGATGCTGAAGCCATGGCTGCCCAGACCATCGCCGCTGCCGCGGCGACGCTGGCCACCCAGACCGCACAGATGACGCGGGCCTTTGACGAGGCCCTCGGCGAACAGCATGACGAGGCCGTTGGCCTGGCCATGACCATCGGCCGCAAGCTGGCGCTGCACCTGGTGGCCCGGTTCCCGATCACCGAGCTCAAGGCGCTCATTTCCGAATGCCTGCCCAGCCTTAGCGGCGTGCCGCATCTGGTGATCCGCTGCCACCCCGATCTGGCCGATGCCATCCGCGATGCAGCCGAGGCGCAGATGACCAGTTCCGGGTTTGCCGGCCGGCTGATCGTCATGGGTGATCCCGATATCCGCATCGGCGACGGGCGCCTGGAATGGGCCGATGGCGGCCTGGTCCGCGACATCGCGGCCACCGGCGGCGAAATCGACCGGCAAATTGCGACCTATCTGGCGGCCAAGACCCGCCGAAACGGCTAA
- the fliN gene encoding flagellar motor switch protein FliN, translated as MQAQAHEAGQQAFIERSAADLEAVFDVPVRVSVVLGRTKMPVSNLLKLDTGTVIELDRQVGEAVEIFINDRLVARGEIVLVEDRLGVTMTEIIKPQ; from the coding sequence ATGCAGGCCCAGGCTCACGAAGCCGGCCAGCAGGCCTTTATCGAGCGCAGCGCCGCCGACCTCGAAGCCGTATTCGACGTGCCCGTCCGCGTATCTGTGGTCCTCGGCCGCACCAAGATGCCGGTCTCCAACCTGCTCAAGCTCGATACCGGAACGGTGATCGAGCTGGATCGCCAGGTTGGCGAGGCTGTCGAAATCTTCATCAATGATCGTCTGGTCGCCCGTGGTGAGATCGTGCTGGTCGAGGACCGGCTCGGCGTCACCATGACCGAAATCATCAAGCCGCAGTAA
- a CDS encoding sigma-54 dependent transcriptional regulator codes for MRLLIIGALEGQLSTATKMAMDGGAKVAHAPSIEIALAALRSGKGADLLLVDVMMDIAGLIAALEGERIAIPVVACGVETNAAAAVNAIRAGAKEYIPLPPDAELIAAVIAAVARETSDFLYRDPAMERVVRMAEQIAGSEASILITGESGTGKEVIAKYVHARSKRANRPFISVNCAAIPEALLESELFGHEKGAFTGAVARRIGKFEEASGGTLLLDEISEMDVRLQAKLLRAIQERVIDRVGGTKPVPVDIRILATSNRNLTEAVREGSFREDLLFRLNVVNLKLPALRARPGDIIALSEHFVAKYAKANGLPPRELSSAAREALVQAPWPGNVRELENTLHRAVLLSSGDVIGPDAIVLPDGMGLTEAAQATSPAQQLAQTAETMNRALVGRTVADVERDLILDTLDHTLGNRTHAANILGISIRTLRNKLNQYADEGEHVPEPGEKRGAA; via the coding sequence ATGCGCCTCCTCATCATCGGAGCCCTCGAAGGTCAGCTCTCAACCGCCACCAAGATGGCCATGGATGGCGGCGCCAAGGTCGCCCACGCGCCCTCCATCGAGATCGCCCTCGCGGCCCTGCGGTCAGGCAAGGGAGCCGACCTGCTGCTGGTCGATGTCATGATGGACATTGCCGGGCTGATCGCCGCTCTCGAAGGCGAGCGCATCGCCATCCCCGTCGTCGCCTGTGGCGTCGAGACCAATGCCGCCGCCGCCGTCAACGCCATCCGCGCCGGCGCCAAGGAATACATCCCCCTGCCCCCCGATGCCGAGCTGATCGCCGCCGTGATCGCCGCCGTGGCGCGGGAAACCTCGGATTTCCTGTATCGCGACCCGGCCATGGAGCGCGTCGTGCGCATGGCCGAGCAGATCGCCGGCTCGGAAGCCTCCATCCTCATCACCGGTGAAAGCGGCACGGGCAAGGAAGTCATTGCCAAATATGTCCATGCCCGGTCCAAGCGCGCCAATCGCCCCTTCATCTCCGTCAATTGCGCGGCCATCCCCGAGGCCCTGCTGGAATCGGAGCTGTTCGGGCACGAAAAGGGCGCCTTTACCGGCGCTGTAGCCCGGCGTATCGGCAAGTTCGAGGAAGCCAGCGGCGGGACGCTCCTGCTCGATGAAATCTCGGAAATGGACGTGCGGCTGCAGGCCAAGCTGCTGCGCGCCATCCAGGAGCGGGTGATCGACCGGGTGGGCGGCACCAAGCCGGTGCCGGTCGATATCCGCATCCTCGCCACCTCCAACCGCAACCTGACCGAGGCGGTGCGCGAAGGCAGTTTTCGCGAAGACCTGCTGTTCCGGCTCAATGTCGTCAATCTCAAGCTGCCGGCCTTGCGCGCCCGCCCGGGCGACATCATTGCTCTCTCCGAGCATTTCGTTGCCAAATACGCCAAGGCCAATGGCCTGCCGCCGCGCGAACTGTCCTCGGCGGCGCGTGAAGCGCTGGTCCAGGCGCCCTGGCCGGGCAATGTCCGCGAACTCGAAAACACCCTGCACCGGGCCGTGCTGCTGTCCTCCGGCGATGTCATCGGCCCCGATGCCATCGTCCTGCCCGACGGCATGGGCCTGACCGAAGCCGCCCAGGCCACCTCCCCGGCCCAGCAGCTGGCCCAGACCGCCGAGACCATGAACCGCGCGCTGGTCGGCCGCACGGTCGCCGATGTCGAGCGCGACCTGATCCTCGATACGCTCGACCATACCCTCGGCAACCGCACCCATGCCGCCAATATCCTGGGCATCTCCATCCGCACGCTGCGCAACAAGCTCAACCAATATGCCGACGAGGGCGAACACGTGCCCGAACCTGGCGAAAAGCGGGGGGCGGCTTAA
- the flhA gene encoding flagellar biosynthesis protein FlhA gives MNTLRSGDIALATGVMGLIVILIVPMPAMLVDMLLAISIIFSVMILMTALFIQKPLEFSSFPTVLLIATMLRLGLNLATTRLILGEGHNGTAAAGHVIEAFGSFVTHGNFVIGLVVFIILVIVNFIVITKGSGRIAEVAARFSLDAMPGKQMAIDADLSAGLIDEDTAKKRRAELEGESAFFGNMDGASKFVRGDAIAGLIITFINVSAGMLVGILQEGLTFQEAGNVYTLLTIGDGLVSQIPALIVSTAAGILVSKSGVTGAADKALTGQFTGYPRALGMSSAVMAALALLPGMPLLPFMALSGAAGYAAWRAGRSKQARQVEETVKQMAEAAPAPQAAEPPITDSLKIDDLKLELGYGLLSLVKEDESGTDRLTEQIKALRRQLALELGFVMPPVRILDNMQLEPNDYKVRIKEVEAGAGQIFANQLMVMDPYGNPIDLPGTHTTEPTFGLPATWIEPALRDEAELRGLSIIDPSTVISTHLTEILKANVADLLSYANVQSLLSGLPKDQQKLVEDLVPGQISVSGLQRVLQALLTERISIRDLSGILEAIAEIAGNGRSIQTITEHVRARLARQICAANMGPDGNLPLLTLGPQWERDFAEAMVGDGESRHLAMAPSKLQQFIAAVQNAFERAAQQGELPVLITSPGMRPHVRSIIERFRPQTVVMSQNEVHPRIRLKTVGSV, from the coding sequence ATGAACACCCTGCGCTCGGGGGATATTGCGCTTGCCACCGGGGTGATGGGGCTGATCGTCATCCTCATCGTGCCCATGCCGGCCATGCTGGTGGACATGCTGCTGGCCATTTCGATCATCTTCTCGGTGATGATCCTGATGACGGCCCTGTTCATTCAGAAGCCGCTGGAATTCTCGTCCTTCCCCACGGTCCTGCTCATCGCAACCATGCTGCGGCTGGGCCTAAACCTGGCCACCACACGCCTGATCCTGGGCGAGGGCCATAACGGCACCGCGGCCGCTGGTCACGTCATCGAAGCCTTCGGCAGCTTCGTCACCCATGGCAATTTCGTCATCGGGCTGGTCGTGTTCATCATCCTCGTGATCGTCAATTTCATCGTCATCACCAAGGGTTCGGGCCGTATCGCCGAAGTCGCGGCGCGCTTCAGCCTCGACGCCATGCCCGGCAAGCAGATGGCCATCGACGCCGATCTGTCGGCCGGCCTCATCGACGAGGACACCGCCAAGAAGCGCCGGGCCGAACTCGAAGGCGAAAGCGCCTTCTTCGGCAACATGGACGGTGCCAGCAAGTTCGTGCGCGGCGACGCTATTGCCGGCCTGATCATCACCTTCATCAACGTCTCCGCCGGTATGCTGGTCGGCATCCTGCAGGAGGGCCTGACGTTCCAGGAAGCGGGCAATGTCTATACTCTGCTCACCATCGGCGATGGCCTGGTCAGCCAGATTCCGGCGCTGATCGTCTCGACCGCCGCTGGTATCCTGGTTTCCAAGTCCGGCGTCACCGGCGCTGCCGACAAGGCGCTGACCGGCCAGTTCACCGGCTATCCGCGCGCCCTGGGCATGTCGTCGGCAGTCATGGCGGCCCTGGCGCTGCTGCCCGGCATGCCGCTCCTGCCCTTCATGGCCCTTTCCGGCGCCGCCGGCTACGCCGCCTGGCGCGCCGGTCGCTCCAAGCAGGCCCGTCAGGTCGAAGAAACGGTCAAGCAGATGGCCGAGGCGGCTCCCGCACCGCAGGCTGCCGAGCCCCCGATCACCGACAGCCTCAAGATCGACGATCTCAAACTCGAGCTGGGCTACGGCCTGCTCAGCCTCGTCAAGGAAGACGAAAGCGGCACCGATCGGCTGACCGAACAGATCAAGGCCCTGCGCCGCCAGCTGGCACTGGAACTGGGCTTCGTCATGCCCCCGGTCCGCATTCTCGACAACATGCAGCTCGAGCCCAACGACTACAAGGTGCGCATCAAGGAAGTCGAAGCCGGCGCCGGGCAGATTTTTGCCAACCAGCTCATGGTCATGGACCCCTATGGCAACCCGATCGATCTGCCGGGCACCCATACCACCGAGCCGACCTTCGGCCTGCCCGCCACCTGGATCGAGCCGGCGCTGCGCGACGAGGCGGAGCTGCGCGGTCTCTCCATCATCGATCCGTCGACGGTGATTTCCACGCACCTGACCGAAATCCTCAAGGCCAATGTTGCGGACCTTTTGAGCTACGCCAATGTGCAGTCCCTGCTCTCCGGCCTGCCCAAGGACCAGCAGAAGCTGGTCGAGGACCTGGTGCCGGGCCAGATTTCGGTATCGGGCCTGCAGCGGGTGCTCCAGGCTCTGCTCACCGAGCGCATCTCCATCCGCGACCTGTCCGGTATCCTCGAAGCCATCGCCGAAATCGCCGGCAATGGCCGCTCCATCCAGACCATTACCGAGCATGTCCGGGCGCGCCTGGCTCGCCAGATCTGCGCCGCCAATATGGGCCCAGACGGCAACCTGCCGCTCTTGACCCTCGGCCCGCAATGGGAGCGCGACTTTGCCGAGGCCATGGTCGGCGATGGCGAATCCCGTCACCTCGCCATGGCTCCAAGCAAGCTGCAGCAGTTCATCGCCGCAGTGCAGAACGCCTTCGAGCGCGCCGCCCAACAGGGTGAGCTACCGGTGCTCATCACCTCGCCAGGGATGCGCCCGCATGTCCGCTCGATCATCGAACGCTTCCGCCCGCAGACTGTGGTGATGAGCCAGAACGAGGTTCACCCCCGCATCCGCCTCAAGACCGTCGGCAGCGTCTGA
- a CDS encoding DUF2934 domain-containing protein gives MQPIEDSKIRDRAYQLWVEAGQPEGREQEFWYEAERELAEEEQVDTSEEAAKLDLPPIVPGGMG, from the coding sequence ATGCAACCGATCGAAGACAGCAAGATCCGCGACCGCGCCTACCAGCTTTGGGTCGAGGCGGGGCAGCCCGAGGGCCGCGAGCAGGAGTTCTGGTACGAGGCCGAGCGGGAACTGGCCGAGGAAGAGCAAGTCGACACCTCCGAGGAGGCGGCAAAGCTCGACCTGCCCCCGATCGTTCCAGGTGGCATGGGCTAG
- a CDS encoding putative zinc-binding peptidase, which translates to MKLFSCDHCGNTVYFENAVCERCGHVLGYAPEHNALVSLEPDNGAWTSPALGTNYVFCANQAHGACNWLVPAAPGGDVYCAACRHNETIPAIADPLNLGRWQTIERAKKRLFYSLIRLGLPLHTRSEDPGHGLAFRFLADDQAAPERVMTGHDNGIITIALAEADDAEREYRRTRMGEPYRTLLGHFRHEIGHHFWDLLVAGGPHLARFRELFGDERADYGQALEAHYANGAPAGWYHSHISAYATSHPWEDFAETFAHYLHITDTVEMAAAFGVRARPRTEDNSLAMPPVTFDPYMAPDMEAIVENWIPLSSLINNLNRAVGQPDAYPFILTPPVVEKLGFVNNLVHQAHALQHLSNLERSGA; encoded by the coding sequence ATGAAACTGTTTTCCTGCGACCATTGCGGCAATACCGTCTATTTCGAGAACGCGGTCTGCGAGCGCTGTGGTCATGTCCTGGGCTACGCGCCCGAGCATAATGCGCTGGTCTCGCTCGAGCCCGACAATGGCGCCTGGACCAGTCCGGCCCTTGGGACCAACTATGTGTTTTGCGCCAATCAGGCCCATGGCGCCTGCAACTGGCTGGTGCCCGCGGCGCCCGGCGGCGACGTCTATTGTGCGGCCTGCCGCCACAACGAGACCATTCCTGCCATTGCCGATCCGCTCAATCTGGGCCGCTGGCAGACCATAGAGCGCGCCAAGAAGCGGCTGTTCTACTCGCTGATCCGCCTCGGCCTGCCGCTCCACACCCGCAGCGAAGACCCCGGACACGGCCTGGCCTTCCGGTTTCTCGCTGACGACCAGGCCGCGCCCGAGCGTGTGATGACCGGCCATGACAATGGCATCATCACCATCGCGCTGGCCGAGGCCGACGATGCCGAGCGGGAATATAGGCGCACGCGGATGGGGGAACCCTATCGCACCCTGCTGGGTCACTTCCGCCACGAAATCGGGCACCATTTCTGGGACCTGCTGGTCGCCGGCGGTCCGCATCTCGCGCGCTTTCGAGAGCTGTTCGGAGACGAGCGCGCCGACTACGGCCAGGCCCTCGAGGCCCACTACGCCAATGGCGCCCCGGCCGGCTGGTATCACAGCCATATCAGCGCCTATGCCACGTCCCATCCCTGGGAGGATTTCGCCGAGACATTCGCCCATTACCTGCACATCACCGACACGGTCGAGATGGCGGCCGCCTTTGGCGTACGGGCCCGGCCGCGCACCGAGGACAACAGCCTCGCCATGCCGCCAGTGACCTTTGATCCCTACATGGCGCCGGACATGGAGGCGATCGTTGAAAACTGGATCCCCCTCTCCAGCCTCATTAACAATCTCAACCGCGCCGTTGGCCAGCCCGACGCCTACCCGTTCATCCTGACCCCGCCGGTGGTCGAAAAGCTCGGCTTCGTGAACAATCTGGTGCACCAGGCTCATGCCCTCCAGCACCTGTCCAATCTGGAGCGCAGCGGGGCCTGA
- a CDS encoding GNAT family N-acetyltransferase: MSDIVILPVPVFSTLSNAAFALRREVFVWEQQVPEDEEHDAHDMTATHFVAVAEGEVVGTLRLLLLDEHCKIGRVAVRRAFRGRGIARKLIAQAMSAARDMGQTRFYLTAQSDKLGFYESLGFVAFGPEFMDGGMPHRAMRDYDKASAVLVD; this comes from the coding sequence ATGAGCGATATCGTCATTCTGCCGGTCCCCGTCTTTTCCACCCTGTCCAATGCTGCCTTCGCCTTGCGGCGCGAGGTTTTCGTGTGGGAACAGCAGGTGCCCGAAGACGAAGAGCACGACGCCCACGACATGACGGCGACCCATTTTGTCGCCGTGGCGGAGGGTGAAGTGGTCGGAACCCTGCGTCTGCTCCTGCTGGATGAGCATTGCAAGATCGGCCGGGTCGCCGTGCGCCGCGCGTTCCGGGGACGCGGCATTGCCCGAAAACTCATCGCCCAGGCCATGTCGGCTGCGCGCGACATGGGACAGACCCGTTTCTACCTCACGGCCCAGTCCGACAAGCTCGGTTTTTATGAAAGCCTGGGCTTCGTCGCCTTTGGTCCCGAATTCATGGATGGCGGCATGCCGCATCGCGCCATGCGTGATTATGACAAGGCCAGCGCCGTCCTGGTGGATTAA
- a CDS encoding PRC-barrel domain-containing protein has protein sequence MIRTLLTTSAVALVLSTAAIAQTATPETPAPDTTTEQPADTATDPAAPAAGDTATDPAAPADDAAEDPMAPADDAAAPADDAAAPADDAAAPADTMESDAEMADEPWDMSAGYMAGEGDALVSQVLGAPIFSSGAEDAEQIGTVNDLVISADGEIHAVVIGVGGFLGIGEKSVAVDFQSLEYTVAFDQTDRWVLGTTAEALTAAPDFVWEADAAADAAMDPAMAPADGMAPADPAMAPADPAADPAAAPAEPAAEPVTQ, from the coding sequence ATGATCCGCACGCTTTTGACCACCTCGGCTGTTGCCCTGGTCCTCAGCACCGCCGCCATTGCCCAGACTGCTACGCCGGAGACCCCGGCCCCGGACACTACGACCGAGCAGCCGGCTGATACCGCGACCGATCCGGCCGCTCCTGCAGCCGGTGATACGGCGACCGACCCCGCTGCTCCGGCAGACGACGCGGCAGAGGACCCGATGGCACCGGCTGACGATGCGGCTGCTCCGGCCGATGACGCGGCTGCACCGGCTGATGACGCCGCTGCCCCTGCCGACACCATGGAATCCGATGCCGAAATGGCCGATGAGCCTTGGGACATGTCCGCAGGCTACATGGCCGGCGAAGGTGATGCCCTGGTGTCTCAGGTCCTGGGTGCCCCGATCTTCTCCAGCGGCGCTGAAGACGCCGAGCAGATCGGTACCGTCAATGACCTGGTGATCTCCGCCGATGGCGAAATCCATGCCGTGGTGATCGGTGTTGGTGGCTTCCTCGGCATCGGTGAAAAGAGCGTCGCCGTCGACTTCCAGTCGCTGGAATACACGGTGGCCTTCGACCAGACCGATCGCTGGGTGCTGGGCACCACGGCCGAAGCCCTGACGGCTGCCCCGGACTTCGTCTGGGAAGCTGACGCCGCTGCCGATGCAGCGATGGATCCTGCCATGGCTCCGGCCGATGGCATGGCGCCCGCTGATCCGGCCATGGCTCCGGCCGATCCGGCAGCTGATCCTGCCGCCGCTCCGGCCGAGCCGGCCGCAGAGCCCGTCACCCAGTAA
- the fliJ gene encoding flagellar export protein FliJ, which produces MKSRSESLIRLKKFQVDEKRRQVAQIEMMIADFERMASELDQQIEVEHTKTGISDVAHFAYSTFAKAALTRRDNLLASANDMKGKLEAAQDALAEALEDLKKVELLDQREHQRERDEQNKAEQAEYDEVARLRFQRQ; this is translated from the coding sequence TTGAAATCGCGCAGCGAGAGCCTCATTCGGCTCAAGAAGTTCCAGGTGGACGAGAAGCGCCGTCAGGTTGCCCAGATCGAAATGATGATCGCCGATTTCGAGCGCATGGCGTCCGAACTCGACCAGCAGATCGAAGTCGAGCACACCAAGACCGGCATTTCCGATGTCGCCCATTTCGCCTATTCAACCTTTGCCAAGGCTGCCCTGACGCGCCGCGACAACCTCCTGGCGTCGGCCAATGACATGAAGGGCAAGCTCGAGGCAGCGCAGGATGCACTGGCCGAGGCGCTCGAGGACCTCAAGAAGGTCGAACTGCTCGACCAGCGCGAGCATCAGCGGGAACGCGACGAACAGAACAAGGCCGAGCAGGCCGAGTATGACGAAGTCGCGCGTCTGCGGTTTCAGCGCCAGTAG